From the genome of Anopheles merus strain MAF chromosome X, AmerM5.1, whole genome shotgun sequence, one region includes:
- the LOC121603541 gene encoding cuticle protein 3 produces the protein MKHLLAGLTVLCIALATVQAARIKIPAKSRNDDLFSEDEFTFPAEDNKDPTNFTGNVMKASIVMAEVRNQGKGKFKYAVETENGIEIEQIGKLKNDSKTFVVMGSYTYTGANGKRYRVRYTADEFGYHPITELDLDIPELNQVQPTQRTISPLKFTTRPTTARTTTTTTTTTTTTTEKPVLQEDGYHYDRPDNAYLPPNNEYLPPPQPDIDYLPPKEDGPRQYDEPADQFLPPKYDLRIGGLE, from the exons ATGAAGCAT CTACTGGCAGGACTCACCGTACTGTGCATAGCACTGGCAACGGTCCAGGCAGCACGCATCAAGATCCCGGCCAAAAGCCGCAACGATGATCTGTTCTCCGAGGACGAGTTTACGTTCCCGGCCGAGGATAACAAGGATCCGACCAACTTCACCGGCAACGTGATGAAGGCATCGATCGTGATGGCGGAGGTGCGCAACCAAGGCAAGGGCAAGTTTAAGTACGC GGTAGAGACGGAGAACGGTATCGAGATCGAGCAGATTGGAAAGCTGAAAAATGATTCCAAAACGTTCGTCGTGATGGGCTCGTACACGTACACCGGTGCGAACGGCAAACGGTACCGGGTGCGCTACACTGCCGACGAGTTTGGCTACCATCCGATCACCGAGCTTGATCTGGACATTCCCGA GTTAAATCAAGTACAACCTACTCAGCGAACGATCAGTCCGCTCAAGTTTACCACCCGACCGACTACGGCTCGGACCACAACCACGACGACTACCACCACGACCACTACCACCGAAAAGCCGGTCCTGCAGGAAGATGGCTACCATTACGATCGCCCGGACAATGCGTACCTGCCGCCGAACAACGAGTATCTGCCGCCGCCCCAGCCCGACATCGACTATCTGCCGCCGAAGGAGGACGGGCCGCGACAGTACGACGAGCCGGCCGATCAGTTCCTGCCACCGAAGTATGACCTGCGCATCGGCGGGTTGGAGTGA